Proteins encoded by one window of Tunturibacter psychrotolerans:
- a CDS encoding DUF2251 domain-containing protein — protein sequence MQSLSFTPGLAFLSVNSPIVPWTVVFEDEGVAGYFYACDRSQELHEHSIMDAMLIYNVAALAKSDAELKRPEPQRIASVEWSRDGLQAALYLDGTAQALFDFEARCGYCRMDFPNFMPEEGDTWRKSSHAWSDAAFQRFESNLYA from the coding sequence ATGCAGTCGCTTTCTTTCACCCCTGGCCTTGCTTTTCTCTCCGTCAACTCGCCCATCGTTCCCTGGACCGTGGTCTTTGAAGATGAAGGCGTCGCTGGATATTTCTATGCGTGCGACCGATCGCAAGAGCTGCATGAACACAGCATTATGGACGCGATGCTGATCTACAACGTGGCCGCCCTGGCCAAGAGCGACGCCGAGTTGAAGCGTCCTGAGCCACAGCGTATCGCCTCGGTGGAGTGGTCACGCGACGGGCTGCAGGCGGCGCTGTATCTCGACGGAACCGCGCAGGCGCTCTTCGACTTTGAAGCCCGTTGCGGCTACTGCCGCATGGATTTTCCCAACTTCATGCCGGAGGAAGGCGATACCTGGCGCAAGTCGAGCCACGCGTGGTCCGATGCCGCCTTCCAGCGTTTTGAATCGAATCTCTACGCTTAA
- a CDS encoding 5' nucleotidase, NT5C type, with product MDEVMADALGEHLLRYNKHFGENVTLKDLQGKWLWDVVSTDRHDVLDAYLRSEDFFEVLAVMPESQRVLQRLHMNYEVFIATAAMEVPTSFQAKYRWLAKHFPFIPASHIVYCGDKSILRADYLIDDNPRQLRRFQGEGILYSSPHNAGVTGYKRVNDWLDVEKLFLG from the coding sequence ATGGACGAGGTGATGGCGGATGCGCTCGGCGAGCATCTGCTGCGTTACAACAAGCACTTCGGCGAAAATGTCACACTCAAGGATCTTCAGGGCAAGTGGCTATGGGATGTAGTCTCCACCGATCGTCACGATGTGCTCGACGCGTACCTGCGTTCGGAAGACTTCTTCGAGGTGCTGGCTGTGATGCCTGAGTCTCAGCGCGTCCTGCAACGACTACACATGAACTATGAGGTCTTTATCGCGACCGCAGCGATGGAGGTTCCAACCTCGTTTCAGGCCAAGTATCGCTGGCTGGCGAAGCATTTTCCGTTTATCCCAGCATCGCACATCGTCTATTGCGGCGACAAAAGCATCCTCCGCGCTGACTATTTGATTGACGACAACCCGCGGCAGCTGCGGCGCTTTCAGGGCGAAGGCATCCTCTACAGCTCGCCCCACAATGCCGGGGTGACGGGCTACAAACGCGTCAACGATTGGCTCGATGTGGAGAAGCTGTTTCTGGGCTGA